A single window of Solanum dulcamara chromosome 5, daSolDulc1.2, whole genome shotgun sequence DNA harbors:
- the LOC129889600 gene encoding butanoate--CoA ligase AAE1-like: MEGTVKCSANYVPLSPISFLERSAKVYRDKLSIVHGNVKYTWRETRERCLRLASALTHLGISRRDVVAALAPNIPAMYELHFGVPMAGAVLCALNTRHDSAMVSVLLRHSEAKIILVDHQLLGVAKGALEILSKASAKLPHLILISDRESQLPCQNNNRSLASEDMEYESFLASGEPDFEIVWPNDEWDAIALNYTSGTTSRPKGVIYSHRGAYLNSLAAALLAEMTSMPVYLWTLPMFHCNGWCLTWTVAAQGGTNICLRNVTGEGIFDSIVRHQVTHMAGAPTVLNMIINAPRSVQRPLPRTVNVMTGGAPPPPQVLLKMKELSFNVTHGYGLTETYGPATVCIWKSEWNSLSPDEQANIQARQGVNHLGLEDVDVKDSKSMKSVPSDAKTMGEVMIRGNTVMNGYLKDLKATEDAFRGGWFRSGDLAVKHPDGYIELKDRSKDIIISGGENISTIEVESVIFSHPSVLEAAVVGRPDDHWGETPCAFVKLKNGCSASADEIIKHCRDRLPHYMAPRTVIFDDLPTTSTGKTQKFVLRQRVKAMGSVSKASKL; this comes from the exons ATGGAGGGCACAGTGAAATGCTCAGCAAACTACGTGCCATTGAGTCCAATAAGCTTCTTAGAAAGATCAGCAAAGGTGTATAGGGATAAGTTGTCTATTGTTCACGGAAATGTCAAATATACTTGGAGAGAAACCCGTGAAAGGTGTCTCCGACTTGCTTCTGCTCTTACCCACCTAGGAATTTCTCGCCGCGATGTT GTTGCTGCCTTGGCTCCAAATATTCCTGCAATGTATGAGCTACACTTTGGAGTACCGATGGCGGGGGCAGTTCTTTGTGCACTTAATACACGTCATGATTCAGCAATGGTCTCCGTGTTACTTAGACATTCAGAGGCCAAAATCATACTTGTAGATCACCAGTTGCTCGGTGTTGCTAAGGGTGCATTAGAAATTCTATCAAAGGCAAGCGCCAAGTTGCCCCATCTAATCTTGATCTCTGATAGAGAGAGTCAGTTACCCTGCCAGAATAATAATAGGAGCTTGGCGTCAGAAGATATGGAGTATGAGTCCTTTTTAGCTAGTGGAGAACCTGATTTTGAGATTGTATGGCCAAATGATGAATGGGATGCTATTGCTCTCAATTATACCTCAGGGACAACATCGAGACCAAAGGGGGTCATTTATAGTCACAGAGGGGCATATCTTAATTCTCTTGCTGCAGCTCTTCTCGCTGAAATGACTTCAATGCCTGTCTATTTATGGACTCTTCCCATGTTCCACTGCAATGGATGGTGTCTTACTTGGACTGTGGCAGCACAGGGTGGTACAAATATTTGCCTGAGAAATGTAACCGGAGAAGGGATTTTTGACAGCATAGTTCGGCACCAAGTGACTCACATGGCTGGTGCACCTACGGTTTTGAACATGATAATAAATGCGCCACGAAGTGTCCAAAGACCACTCCCAAGGACAGTTAACGTTATGACAGGTGGTGCACCACCTCCTCCTCAAGTTCTACTTAAGATGAAAGAGCTCAGTTTTAATGTTACTCACGGATATGGTCTTACGGAAACCTATGGTCCAGCAACTGTTTGCATTTGGAAATCAGAGTGGAACTCTCTTTCACCTGATGAGCAGGCTAATATTCAGGCTCGTCAAGGAGTGAACCATCTTGGTTTGGAGGATGTAGACGTAAAGGATTCTAAATCAATGAAGAGTGTACCCTCAGATGCAAAAACAATGGGTGAGGTAATGATTAGAGGAAATACAGTAATGAATGGTTACTTAAAAGATCTCAAAGCCACAGAAGATGCTTTTAGAGGGGGCTGGTTTCGTAGCGGGGACTTAGCAGTGAAGCATCCTGATGGTTACATAGAATTAAAGGATCGTTCAAAGGATATCATTATCTCCGGTGGAGAAAACATTAGTACAATTGAAGTGGAGTCTGTAATCTTTAGCCATCCATCTGTTCTTGAAGCTGCTGTAGTGGGAAGACCAGATGATCACTGGGGTGAGACACCCTGTGCATTTGTTAAACTGAAGAATGGATGCAGTGCAAGTGCTGATGAGATCATCAAGCATTGTCGTGATCGTTTGCCGCATTACATGGCTCCTAGGACAGTAATTTTTGATGATTTGCCAACAACTTCAACAGGAAAAACTCAAAAGTTTGTTCTGAGACAGAGAGTCAAAGCCATGGGAAGTGTTTCTAAAGCTAGCAAACTATAA